One part of the Magallana gigas chromosome 5, xbMagGiga1.1, whole genome shotgun sequence genome encodes these proteins:
- the LOC105339803 gene encoding transient receptor potential cation channel subfamily M member-like 2 isoform X4, giving the protein METRNSFHSCNNDIHGESGWKTPAGDELKDNLVTMDEDLEEFPEIVQDPVYATVRSTASYISTDSADDLDWLEHSKLAGGIIKFLYEGSTEEKSHTAYYVRVEEEALIDDLARYMSKVWKKRNPDIILSVISSLSHYKKWKNGQEVEDFQAGLIQAMNSTNMWVLTNGLDGGIAKIVGDAVRFERERRIILTSRKKDFYVKLSKRDEVDDLPRLTVMGVVPKLQIDFDASKEGIHDSIISLKKSGIKSEALELNSEHSHFIIMEQNTDLKELENFRLRVEERLLMPIGRGKRYRKMQMFDPTLNAGSIPENLPTISSTCTPMVGLLIQGGPIDIDHVVDLLRRKVPVLVVQGSGQAADLLSFVYFEKVNHTGDDYESYVKTELIKRMMNCFPKDFVDDELARNRCRDIFLECVSLAYQDNGRFLTVLDINADPDGLRNLDKYILMTLFESQVSKQGSRFQEQFQSDLKLTLDWNRPDLAASQIFEKYDWTTIKITPELFDKALLKPGREKFVELFLERETILLHEYINYKKLLDLFNNVANPDFFCQICLEGVLAKSPVVLANKGMSYPVGKDFVIGRDCDLNYLLYKLTNLENLVSSKDISMNFSGQFVCDKVTAERKALNALIYWSVLTFNPGVTRVLWKKSDQPMVMALVISMIWHNLAIKWSRDLDTKRQLKQAAIEFGKQAVKLLDLSYSDSCLNTIASLDEKFPELNNKTTIKLAHIARNKFFIAHKSCQKWLVQRWHGNLLIREVDYGVFKLPNWLKIYLSVLFIFPMLFWITYEVKEENGIKLTVEEEEDMDLDQMDTQDLMPMKMKWDKSTKGKMKYQMKEMLSYGRQNLKVPIYLQFYYLWSAPITKFYVSQIFYLFYLTLFSYAVIIPSCGDFYIDLVVYFWTAMIWVEIIRKTIIKRKEYKEMKIFWTVLEIVLIGAFLLVIGLLRIVPKFVPFIKYTTAKFVMSLGLLYFYYRLLSVFLPISPVLGPMIINFKAMMKKDFVTWLRMFLIFMFAGGITIQAVLYPNYYPLDESIIMALSRAFFGMFLTKIDDLDSNEKCESFYDNQTKKVCYNSAASFWNRNTSQIRFQPEYASCPYRSFGGYAIVMQYLVITKLILLTLLYALFSVTNAKVQSESEEIWKYQVYSIIVDFETRLRLPAPLNFISYIIMSLEFIFKKVKHFFGWCCKSSCCRRKDALDGRNKLSIVKVRGSVDYSYWKSCMKKLNEETEKTTKEEARPKEQSQRIEQLVTQSKLQKEFNDKMTEQMSNLERQLIVCSLALEQIAHKIDTIDPKARPELETVTNLHMASRQSPYPQTKLQRFPVFDKFVSWEEPYPTYDPVLYTKPVDEYKESVQNLVDPDFIEITERLIMSSQSQAERVSLLSSTGFQVPMWNNSATYVINDTNVEVNRVSWITKDGMPIRYELDSSNMPINPMGRTGLRGRGKLRRWGPNHCVMLVVSRWKRYQSTSQSQQNFITVDGKKVLEVLVVLKRETGEITLPSGKEYGDISLYSAVCRKFLENIFESSNVELNNNMTEQQMVQFFEQFVEPHPGPFTGFTSGQIYKGYMDDPCNTDNAWREAEVWNIHYHVPDNLDLKIKDKEKKWKEVSSYIRLPGNQNLIVQEAARNQGAYF; this is encoded by the exons ATCTAGTGACGATGGATGAGGACCTTGAGGAGTTCCCAGAGATAGTACAGGACCCGGTCTACGCCACCGTCAGGAGCACTGCCTCCTACATCAGCACCGACTCCGCCGACGATCTCGACTGGTTAGAGCACTCCAAACTTGCAGGGGGCATCATCAAGTTTCTTTATGAAGGTTCCACTGAAGAGAAG AGTCACACAGCATACTATGTCCGTGTTGAAGAAGAGGCCTTAATTGATGACTTGGCTAGATATATGTCCAAAGTATGGAAGAAGAGAAACCCAGACATTATCCTATCGGTCATCTCCAGCCTCAGTCACTACAAGAAGTGGAAGAATGGCCAGGAGGTGGAGGACTTTCAAGCAGGTTTGATTCAG gcaATGAATTCAACGAACATGTGGGTCCTTACCAATGGGTTGGATGGGGGAATCGCTAAAATTGTGGGGGATGCCGTCCgctttgagagagagagaaggattATACTGACCTCCAGAAAGAAGGACTTTTATGTTAAACTCTCCAAGAGAGATGAAGTGGATGACCTTCCCAGACTGACTGTGATGGGGGTCGTTCCAAAGCTTCAGATTGATTTTGATGCAAGCAAGGAGGGAATA CATGACTCCATCATTTCACTGAAAAAGTCTGGCATTAAAAGTGAGGCTTTGGAGTTAAATTCAGAACATTCGCATTTCATCATAATGGAACAAAACACAGATTTGAAAGAGTTGGAAAATTTCCGGCTGAGGGTGGAGGAAAGACTCCTAATGCCCATCGGGAGGGGGAAGAGATACAGAAAAATGCAGATGTTTGACCCTACTCTAA ATGCTGGatcaatccctgaaaatttgccGACAATTTCTAGCACCTGTACCCCCATGGTTGGCCTCTTGATACAGGGTGGACCGATAGACATTGATCATGTGGTTGATCTTCTAAGGCGTAAAGTGCCTGTTCTTGTTGTACAAGGGTCAGGACAAGCTGCTGATCTCCTGTCCTTTGTGTATTTTGAAAAAGTCAACCA TACCGGAGATGACTATGAATCCTATGTGAAGACAGAGCTGATCAAGAGAATGATGAACTGTTTCCCCAAAGATTTTGTGGACGATGAGTTGGCAAGGAATCGATGCAGGGACATATTCCTTGAGTGTGTCAGTCTGGCTTATCAG GATAATGGAAGATTCCTTACTGTGCTGGATATTAACGCAGACCCCGATGGACTCAGAAACCTGGACAAGTACATCTTGATGACTTTATTTGAAT CTCAAGTATCCAAACAGGGCAGTAGATTTCAGGAACAGTTCCAATCCGACCTTAAATTGACCTTGGACTGGAATCGACCTGATTTAGCAGCTTCacagatatttgaaaaatatgattgGACAACAATAAAG ATCACACCAGAATTGTTTGACAAAGCTTTGTTGAAGCCTGGACGAGAGAAGTTTGTGGAACTTTTCCTGGAGCGTGAAACAATTCTCCTGCATGAGTATATCAACTACAAGAAGCTCTTGGACCTGTTCAACAATGTGGCCAATCCTGATTTCTTCTGTCAGATTTGTCTAGAGGGGGTTCTTGCCAAGTCCCCA GTTGTATTGGCTAATAAG GGAATGAGCTACCCTGTGGGAAAAGATTTTGTGATTGGGAGAGATTGTGACCTGAACTATCTGCTATACAAACTGACAAACCTTGAGAACTTGGTTTCCTCTAAAGATATTTCCATGAACTTCAGTGGGCAGTTTGTATGTGACAAAGTCACAGCAGAGAGAAAG GCTTTGAATGCTCTCATCTATTGGTCGGTTCTGACCTTTAACCCTGGGGTCACCAGGGTACTGTGGAAGAAATCAGACCAGCCAATGGTGATGGCTCTGGTTATTAGCATGATCTGGCACAACCTGGCCATAAAATGGAGCAGGGATCTTGACACCAAACGCCAGCTTAAGCAAGCAGCCAT AGAGTTTGGTAAGCAGGCGGTGAAGCTGTTGGATCTGAGTTACTCAGACTCTTGCCTCAACACTATCGCATCTTTAGATGAGAAGTTTCCAGAGCTCAATAACAAAACCACCATTAAGCTTGCCCACATAGCTCGCAATAAGTTCTTTATTGCCCATAAGAGTTGTCAGAAATGGCTGGTTCAGCGTTGGCATGGAAACCTGTTGATAAGGGAGGTGGATTATGGAGTGTTCAAACTTCCAAATTGGCTGAAG ATTTACTTGAGTGTATTGTTCATTTTCCCTATGTTATTCTGGATTACGTATGAGGTGAAAGAAGAAAATGGGATCAAATTAACA GTAGAAGAAGAGGAAGATATGGATTTAGATCAAATGGATACACAGGACTTGAtgccaatgaaaatgaaatgg GACAAGAGTACAAAAGGGAAGATGAAGTACCAAATGAAGGAGATGTTATCGTATGGACGCCAGAACCTCAAAGTGCCCATCTATCTGCAGTTTTACTACCTGTGGAGTGCCCCAATCACGAAGTTCTATGTCAGTCAG attttctaCCTGTTTTACTTGACACTGTTCAGCTACGCTGTCATCATTCCGTCGTGCGGTGACTTCTACATAGATCTAGTCGTGTATTTTTGGACTGCCATGATTTGGGTTGAAATCATCAGAAAAACCATCATCAAGAGAAAG GAGTAcaaagaaatgaagatattttggaCAGTCCTGGAGATTGTCCTGATAGGGGCGTTCCTGTTGGTGATCGGCCTCCTTCGCATCGTCCCAAAGTTTGTCCCCTTCATCAAGTACACCACCGCCAAGTTCGTGATGAGTCTGGGCCTGCTTTATTTCTACTACAGGTTGCTGAGTGTGTTCCTTCCCATCAGTCCTGTCCTAGGCCCCATGATAATCAATTTCAAGGCAATG ATGAAGAAGGACTTTGTGACCTGGCTGCGGATGTTCCTGATTTTTATGTTTGCCGGCGGTATCACCATTCAGGCAGTGCTATACCCGAACTACTACCCTCTGGACGAAAGCATCATCATGGCTCTGAGCAGGGCATTCTTTGGAATGTTTCTTACCAAGATAGATGACCTAGATA GTAATGAGAAGTGTGAAAGTTTTTATGACAACCAGACAAAGAAGGTTTGCTACA attctGCAGCTTCATTTTGGAACAGAAATACTt CCCAGATTCGGTTCCAGCCTGAGTATGCATCCTGCCCCTATAGAAGTTTTGGAGGCTATGCCATAGTTATGCAGTATTTAGTCATTACAAAGCTCATTCTCCTTACCCTACTGTATGCCTTGTTCAG TGTCACCAATGCCAAAGTGCAATCAGAATCAGAGGAAATTTGGAAGTACCAGGTGTACAGCATCATAGTGGACTTTGAGACGCGCCTCAGACTGCCCGCCCCGTTGAATTTCATCAGCTACATCATCATGTCACTAGAGTTCATCTTCAAGAAAGTCAAGCACTTTTTTGGCTGGTGTTGTAAATCATCGTGTTGTAGGAGGAAGGATGCATTG gATGGCAGAAACAAACTTTCCATTGTTAAAGTTCGTGGCTCTGTGGACTATAGCTATTGGAAGAGTTGTATGAAGAAGCTGAATGAAGAGACCGAAAAAACCACGAAAGAGGAGGCTCGCCCTAAAGAACAAAGCCAAAG aaTTGAGCAGTTGGTAACCCAATCGAAGCTGCAAAAAGAGTTCAATGACAAAATGACAGAACAGATGTCGAACCTTGAACGACAGTTGATTGTCTGTAGTCTGGCCCTGGAACAGATAGCTCATAAAATAGACACTATAG ATCCCAAGGCTCGGCCGGAGCTTGAGACGGTCACTAACCTACACATGGCCAGCAGACAGTCTCCTTACCCTCAGACCAAGCTACAAAGGTTTCCGGTCTTTGATAAATTTGTCAGTTGGGAG GAACCCTACCCTACTTATGACCCTGTGCTGTACACCAAACCAGTAGATGAGTACAAAGAGTCAGTTCAAAATCTGGTAGATCCAGACTTCATAGA AATCACAGAGCGGTTGATCATGAGCAGCCAGAGCCAAGCAGAGCGTGTCAGTTTACTGTCATCAACGGGATTTCAGGTGCCAATGTGGAATAACTCCGCAACATATGTGATTAATGACACGAACGTGGAGGTCAACAGGGTGTCCTGGATCACCAAGGACGGCATGCCCATACGATACGAGCTTGACTCCTCCAACATGCCCAT AAACCCGATGGGTCGAACTGGTTTGAGAGGGAGAGGGAAGCTGAGGCGGTGGGGCCCAAACCATTGTGTGATGCTGGTGGTGTCCCGGTGGAAGCGGTACCAGTCCACCAGCCAGAGCCAGCAAAACTTTATAACAGTGGACGGAAAAAAGGTCCTAGAGGTCCTTGTTGTACTGAAGAGGGAGACAGGGGAGATCACCCTGCCCAGT GGCAAGGAGTATGGGGACATATCTCTCTACTCTGCTGTCTGCAGAAAGTTCCTGGAAAACATTTTTGAGTCCAGCAATGTTGAGTTAAACAATAACATGACAGAACAACAAATGGTTCAG TTTTTTGAGCAGTTTGTTGAGCCTCATCCTGGGCCCTTCACTGGGTTCACCTCAGGTCAGATTTACAAAGGTTACATGGATGACCCCTGTAATACGGATAATGCCTGGAGGGAAGCGGAGGTCTGGAACATCCACTACCATGTTCCGGATAACCTGGATTTAAAGATCAAAGAT aaAGAGAAGAAATGGAAGGAAGTATCATCATATATTCGGCTTCCTGGAAATCAAAACCTGATTGTACAGGAAGCAGCTCGAAATCAAGGCGCCTACTTTTAG
- the LOC105339803 gene encoding transient receptor potential cation channel subfamily M member-like 2 isoform X3 yields the protein METRNSFHSCNNDIHGESGWKTPAGDELKDNLVTMDEDLEEFPEIVQDPVYATVRSTASYISTDSADDLDWLEHSKLAGGIIKFLYEGSTEEKSHTAYYVRVEEEALIDDLARYMSKVWKKRNPDIILSVISSLSHYKKWKNGQEVEDFQAGLIQAMNSTNMWVLTNGLDGGIAKIVGDAVRFERERRIILTSRKKDFYVKLSKRDEVDDLPRLTVMGVVPKLQIDFDASKEGIHDSIISLKKSGIKSEALELNSEHSHFIIMEQNTDLKELENFRLRVEERLLMPIGRGKRYRKMQMFDPTLNAGSIPENLPTISSTCTPMVGLLIQGGPIDIDHVVDLLRRKVPVLVVQGSGQAADLLSFVYFEKVNHTGDDYESYVKTELIKRMMNCFPKDFVDDELARNRCRDIFLECVSLAYQDNGRFLTVLDINADPDGLRNLDKYILMTLFESQVSKQGSRFQEQFQSDLKLTLDWNRPDLAASQIFEKYDWTTIKITPELFDKALLKPGREKFVELFLERETILLHEYINYKKLLDLFNNVANPDFFCQICLEGVLAKSPGMSYPVGKDFVIGRDCDLNYLLYKLTNLENLVSSKDISMNFSGQFVCDKVTAERKALNALIYWSVLTFNPGVTRVLWKKSDQPMVMALVISMIWHNLAIKWSRDLDTKRQLKQAAIEFGKQAVKLLDLSYSDSCLNTIASLDEKFPELNNKTTIKLAHIARNKFFIAHKSCQKWLVQRWHGNLLIREVDYGVFKLPNWLKIYLSVLFIFPMLFWITYEVKEENGIKLTVEEEEDMDLDQMDTQDLMPMKMKWDKSTKGKMKYQMKEMLSYGRQNLKVPIYLQFYYLWSAPITKFYVSQIFYLFYLTLFSYAVIIPSCGDFYIDLVVYFWTAMIWVEIIRKTIIKRKEYKEMKIFWTVLEIVLIGAFLLVIGLLRIVPKFVPFIKYTTAKFVMSLGLLYFYYRLLSVFLPISPVLGPMIINFKAMMKKDFVTWLRMFLIFMFAGGITIQAVLYPNYYPLDESIIMALSRAFFGMFLTKIDDLDSNEKCESFYDNQTKKVCYNSAASFWNRNTSQIRFQPEYASCPYRSFGGYAIVMQYLVITKLILLTLLYALFRANFRTRPRPCVTNAKVQSESEEIWKYQVYSIIVDFETRLRLPAPLNFISYIIMSLEFIFKKVKHFFGWCCKSSCCRRKDALDGRNKLSIVKVRGSVDYSYWKSCMKKLNEETEKTTKEEARPKEQSQRIEQLVTQSKLQKEFNDKMTEQMSNLERQLIVCSLALEQIAHKIDTIDPKARPELETVTNLHMASRQSPYPQTKLQRFPVFDKFVSWEEPYPTYDPVLYTKPVDEYKESVQNLVDPDFIEITERLIMSSQSQAERVSLLSSTGFQVPMWNNSATYVINDTNVEVNRVSWITKDGMPIRYELDSSNMPINPMGRTGLRGRGKLRRWGPNHCVMLVVSRWKRYQSTSQSQQNFITVDGKKVLEVLVVLKRETGEITLPSGKEYGDISLYSAVCRKFLENIFESSNVELNNNMTEQQMVQFFEQFVEPHPGPFTGFTSGQIYKGYMDDPCNTDNAWREAEVWNIHYHVPDNLDLKIKDKEKKWKEVSSYIRLPGNQNLIVQEAARNQGAYF from the exons ATCTAGTGACGATGGATGAGGACCTTGAGGAGTTCCCAGAGATAGTACAGGACCCGGTCTACGCCACCGTCAGGAGCACTGCCTCCTACATCAGCACCGACTCCGCCGACGATCTCGACTGGTTAGAGCACTCCAAACTTGCAGGGGGCATCATCAAGTTTCTTTATGAAGGTTCCACTGAAGAGAAG AGTCACACAGCATACTATGTCCGTGTTGAAGAAGAGGCCTTAATTGATGACTTGGCTAGATATATGTCCAAAGTATGGAAGAAGAGAAACCCAGACATTATCCTATCGGTCATCTCCAGCCTCAGTCACTACAAGAAGTGGAAGAATGGCCAGGAGGTGGAGGACTTTCAAGCAGGTTTGATTCAG gcaATGAATTCAACGAACATGTGGGTCCTTACCAATGGGTTGGATGGGGGAATCGCTAAAATTGTGGGGGATGCCGTCCgctttgagagagagagaaggattATACTGACCTCCAGAAAGAAGGACTTTTATGTTAAACTCTCCAAGAGAGATGAAGTGGATGACCTTCCCAGACTGACTGTGATGGGGGTCGTTCCAAAGCTTCAGATTGATTTTGATGCAAGCAAGGAGGGAATA CATGACTCCATCATTTCACTGAAAAAGTCTGGCATTAAAAGTGAGGCTTTGGAGTTAAATTCAGAACATTCGCATTTCATCATAATGGAACAAAACACAGATTTGAAAGAGTTGGAAAATTTCCGGCTGAGGGTGGAGGAAAGACTCCTAATGCCCATCGGGAGGGGGAAGAGATACAGAAAAATGCAGATGTTTGACCCTACTCTAA ATGCTGGatcaatccctgaaaatttgccGACAATTTCTAGCACCTGTACCCCCATGGTTGGCCTCTTGATACAGGGTGGACCGATAGACATTGATCATGTGGTTGATCTTCTAAGGCGTAAAGTGCCTGTTCTTGTTGTACAAGGGTCAGGACAAGCTGCTGATCTCCTGTCCTTTGTGTATTTTGAAAAAGTCAACCA TACCGGAGATGACTATGAATCCTATGTGAAGACAGAGCTGATCAAGAGAATGATGAACTGTTTCCCCAAAGATTTTGTGGACGATGAGTTGGCAAGGAATCGATGCAGGGACATATTCCTTGAGTGTGTCAGTCTGGCTTATCAG GATAATGGAAGATTCCTTACTGTGCTGGATATTAACGCAGACCCCGATGGACTCAGAAACCTGGACAAGTACATCTTGATGACTTTATTTGAAT CTCAAGTATCCAAACAGGGCAGTAGATTTCAGGAACAGTTCCAATCCGACCTTAAATTGACCTTGGACTGGAATCGACCTGATTTAGCAGCTTCacagatatttgaaaaatatgattgGACAACAATAAAG ATCACACCAGAATTGTTTGACAAAGCTTTGTTGAAGCCTGGACGAGAGAAGTTTGTGGAACTTTTCCTGGAGCGTGAAACAATTCTCCTGCATGAGTATATCAACTACAAGAAGCTCTTGGACCTGTTCAACAATGTGGCCAATCCTGATTTCTTCTGTCAGATTTGTCTAGAGGGGGTTCTTGCCAAGTCCCCA GGAATGAGCTACCCTGTGGGAAAAGATTTTGTGATTGGGAGAGATTGTGACCTGAACTATCTGCTATACAAACTGACAAACCTTGAGAACTTGGTTTCCTCTAAAGATATTTCCATGAACTTCAGTGGGCAGTTTGTATGTGACAAAGTCACAGCAGAGAGAAAG GCTTTGAATGCTCTCATCTATTGGTCGGTTCTGACCTTTAACCCTGGGGTCACCAGGGTACTGTGGAAGAAATCAGACCAGCCAATGGTGATGGCTCTGGTTATTAGCATGATCTGGCACAACCTGGCCATAAAATGGAGCAGGGATCTTGACACCAAACGCCAGCTTAAGCAAGCAGCCAT AGAGTTTGGTAAGCAGGCGGTGAAGCTGTTGGATCTGAGTTACTCAGACTCTTGCCTCAACACTATCGCATCTTTAGATGAGAAGTTTCCAGAGCTCAATAACAAAACCACCATTAAGCTTGCCCACATAGCTCGCAATAAGTTCTTTATTGCCCATAAGAGTTGTCAGAAATGGCTGGTTCAGCGTTGGCATGGAAACCTGTTGATAAGGGAGGTGGATTATGGAGTGTTCAAACTTCCAAATTGGCTGAAG ATTTACTTGAGTGTATTGTTCATTTTCCCTATGTTATTCTGGATTACGTATGAGGTGAAAGAAGAAAATGGGATCAAATTAACA GTAGAAGAAGAGGAAGATATGGATTTAGATCAAATGGATACACAGGACTTGAtgccaatgaaaatgaaatgg GACAAGAGTACAAAAGGGAAGATGAAGTACCAAATGAAGGAGATGTTATCGTATGGACGCCAGAACCTCAAAGTGCCCATCTATCTGCAGTTTTACTACCTGTGGAGTGCCCCAATCACGAAGTTCTATGTCAGTCAG attttctaCCTGTTTTACTTGACACTGTTCAGCTACGCTGTCATCATTCCGTCGTGCGGTGACTTCTACATAGATCTAGTCGTGTATTTTTGGACTGCCATGATTTGGGTTGAAATCATCAGAAAAACCATCATCAAGAGAAAG GAGTAcaaagaaatgaagatattttggaCAGTCCTGGAGATTGTCCTGATAGGGGCGTTCCTGTTGGTGATCGGCCTCCTTCGCATCGTCCCAAAGTTTGTCCCCTTCATCAAGTACACCACCGCCAAGTTCGTGATGAGTCTGGGCCTGCTTTATTTCTACTACAGGTTGCTGAGTGTGTTCCTTCCCATCAGTCCTGTCCTAGGCCCCATGATAATCAATTTCAAGGCAATG ATGAAGAAGGACTTTGTGACCTGGCTGCGGATGTTCCTGATTTTTATGTTTGCCGGCGGTATCACCATTCAGGCAGTGCTATACCCGAACTACTACCCTCTGGACGAAAGCATCATCATGGCTCTGAGCAGGGCATTCTTTGGAATGTTTCTTACCAAGATAGATGACCTAGATA GTAATGAGAAGTGTGAAAGTTTTTATGACAACCAGACAAAGAAGGTTTGCTACA attctGCAGCTTCATTTTGGAACAGAAATACTt CCCAGATTCGGTTCCAGCCTGAGTATGCATCCTGCCCCTATAGAAGTTTTGGAGGCTATGCCATAGTTATGCAGTATTTAGTCATTACAAAGCTCATTCTCCTTACCCTACTGTATGCCTTGTTCAG AGCAAACTTTAGGACTCGTCCTAGACCATG TGTCACCAATGCCAAAGTGCAATCAGAATCAGAGGAAATTTGGAAGTACCAGGTGTACAGCATCATAGTGGACTTTGAGACGCGCCTCAGACTGCCCGCCCCGTTGAATTTCATCAGCTACATCATCATGTCACTAGAGTTCATCTTCAAGAAAGTCAAGCACTTTTTTGGCTGGTGTTGTAAATCATCGTGTTGTAGGAGGAAGGATGCATTG gATGGCAGAAACAAACTTTCCATTGTTAAAGTTCGTGGCTCTGTGGACTATAGCTATTGGAAGAGTTGTATGAAGAAGCTGAATGAAGAGACCGAAAAAACCACGAAAGAGGAGGCTCGCCCTAAAGAACAAAGCCAAAG aaTTGAGCAGTTGGTAACCCAATCGAAGCTGCAAAAAGAGTTCAATGACAAAATGACAGAACAGATGTCGAACCTTGAACGACAGTTGATTGTCTGTAGTCTGGCCCTGGAACAGATAGCTCATAAAATAGACACTATAG ATCCCAAGGCTCGGCCGGAGCTTGAGACGGTCACTAACCTACACATGGCCAGCAGACAGTCTCCTTACCCTCAGACCAAGCTACAAAGGTTTCCGGTCTTTGATAAATTTGTCAGTTGGGAG GAACCCTACCCTACTTATGACCCTGTGCTGTACACCAAACCAGTAGATGAGTACAAAGAGTCAGTTCAAAATCTGGTAGATCCAGACTTCATAGA AATCACAGAGCGGTTGATCATGAGCAGCCAGAGCCAAGCAGAGCGTGTCAGTTTACTGTCATCAACGGGATTTCAGGTGCCAATGTGGAATAACTCCGCAACATATGTGATTAATGACACGAACGTGGAGGTCAACAGGGTGTCCTGGATCACCAAGGACGGCATGCCCATACGATACGAGCTTGACTCCTCCAACATGCCCAT AAACCCGATGGGTCGAACTGGTTTGAGAGGGAGAGGGAAGCTGAGGCGGTGGGGCCCAAACCATTGTGTGATGCTGGTGGTGTCCCGGTGGAAGCGGTACCAGTCCACCAGCCAGAGCCAGCAAAACTTTATAACAGTGGACGGAAAAAAGGTCCTAGAGGTCCTTGTTGTACTGAAGAGGGAGACAGGGGAGATCACCCTGCCCAGT GGCAAGGAGTATGGGGACATATCTCTCTACTCTGCTGTCTGCAGAAAGTTCCTGGAAAACATTTTTGAGTCCAGCAATGTTGAGTTAAACAATAACATGACAGAACAACAAATGGTTCAG TTTTTTGAGCAGTTTGTTGAGCCTCATCCTGGGCCCTTCACTGGGTTCACCTCAGGTCAGATTTACAAAGGTTACATGGATGACCCCTGTAATACGGATAATGCCTGGAGGGAAGCGGAGGTCTGGAACATCCACTACCATGTTCCGGATAACCTGGATTTAAAGATCAAAGAT aaAGAGAAGAAATGGAAGGAAGTATCATCATATATTCGGCTTCCTGGAAATCAAAACCTGATTGTACAGGAAGCAGCTCGAAATCAAGGCGCCTACTTTTAG